One genomic segment of Paenibacillus xylanexedens includes these proteins:
- a CDS encoding GNAT family N-acetyltransferase: MLINLKSRIQEPEVQELLSYSVFPDPDHLNRALQQYVEKDELQMGGYEDEGQLIGLIGYEKTGTSEVTIHHISVLPENRFKNYGRGMISQLLATYNPDRLIAETELEAVEFYRNTGFVVYSLGELYPGVERFRCVLEKEEDTDEE; encoded by the coding sequence GTGTTAATTAATCTGAAATCACGCATACAGGAGCCGGAAGTACAGGAGCTATTGTCCTACTCGGTCTTTCCTGATCCGGATCACTTGAACCGTGCGTTGCAACAATATGTAGAGAAAGACGAATTGCAAATGGGCGGTTACGAAGATGAGGGACAATTGATCGGTCTGATTGGATATGAGAAGACAGGAACAAGTGAGGTTACCATTCATCATATCTCGGTTTTGCCTGAAAACCGCTTTAAAAATTATGGACGTGGTATGATCTCACAGCTGTTGGCAACATACAATCCTGATAGACTGATTGCTGAGACCGAGCTGGAAGCCGTCGAGTTTTATCGGAATACGGGGTTTGTGGTATATAGTCTGGGCGAACTGTATCCAGGTGTAGAGCGATTCCGTTGTGTGCTTGAAAAAGAGGAAGATACAGACGAAGAGTAG
- a CDS encoding MarR family winged helix-turn-helix transcriptional regulator gives MNTPDAKSLVNRYLDASFMVNKRFDTRIREQVGQTITTDQFCALRLIEEKPFCTPSDLAELLCIGKSSITALVNKLVDRDLVHRAGDERDRRVVYLTLTDTGRQVYRETEQEIQQILEPYLVHFKPEEVRIFIESFEKLAALLSHEGGRENE, from the coding sequence ATGAATACACCGGATGCAAAAAGTTTGGTGAATCGCTATTTGGATGCTTCCTTTATGGTCAATAAGCGCTTTGATACGCGGATACGTGAACAAGTGGGGCAGACCATAACGACCGATCAGTTCTGCGCACTTCGTCTGATTGAAGAGAAACCTTTCTGCACGCCCTCTGATCTTGCAGAGCTTCTGTGTATAGGTAAGAGCAGCATTACCGCTTTGGTCAACAAGCTGGTGGATCGTGATCTGGTCCATCGGGCCGGGGATGAACGCGACCGCCGCGTTGTATATCTGACACTGACGGATACCGGACGACAGGTATACAGGGAAACAGAACAGGAAATACAGCAGATTCTGGAGCCGTATCTGGTTCATTTTAAACCGGAAGAAGTCCGAATTTTCATTGAATCTTTTGAGAAGCTTGCAGCTTTGCTATCGCATGAAGGAGGACGGGAGAACGAATGA
- a CDS encoding phosphotransferase — MQNIDSGSLHPSEQQRISEVLALYGFTSDWKGERGKGGMNNSTYMLHVDGTNYVMRQYETHNDPMKITFEHEVLEALQRSNFKLDTPSPVRRLSGERGTFLPVKDTLTGHTKIVTLFHYREGVNPIWHTPDQLIGLGKAAGALSSVMATLDITIEPVYPPYYQIQDAYPLCSPERLLQLCTSPPEQLAACANELKQLRDALPDLFEALRGMEHLPHQLVHGDMNASNVLADQQDGEICAILDFEFATWDLRVMELAVPMSDLLTMDKSEEWMWQAQEGLIRGFREHVSLEREELLAIPRLILLRSLDVVMHFISRMFEGTDEPEVAVDQIVKLKQRIDWMSLHEERLREILVY, encoded by the coding sequence GTGCAAAACATCGATTCCGGTTCCCTCCATCCTTCAGAACAGCAGCGTATATCCGAAGTGTTGGCCTTATATGGTTTTACATCGGATTGGAAAGGCGAGCGTGGAAAGGGTGGGATGAATAATTCTACTTACATGCTCCATGTAGACGGGACTAATTACGTCATGAGACAATATGAAACACATAATGATCCGATGAAAATCACCTTTGAACACGAGGTGCTGGAAGCCCTCCAACGTTCGAACTTTAAGCTTGATACACCTTCACCTGTAAGGCGGTTATCTGGTGAGAGAGGTACGTTCCTTCCTGTAAAAGATACCCTGACAGGTCATACCAAAATTGTGACTCTGTTTCATTATAGGGAAGGCGTCAATCCCATCTGGCATACACCAGATCAATTGATAGGGCTCGGTAAAGCGGCGGGGGCCCTGTCTTCTGTTATGGCTACGTTGGATATAACAATTGAACCTGTATACCCACCGTACTATCAAATTCAGGATGCGTATCCGCTCTGTTCACCAGAACGATTATTACAGTTATGCACATCGCCGCCGGAGCAATTGGCCGCATGTGCGAATGAGTTGAAGCAACTGAGAGATGCGCTGCCAGATCTGTTTGAAGCTCTGCGGGGAATGGAACATCTGCCGCATCAATTGGTTCATGGGGACATGAATGCCTCGAATGTATTGGCAGATCAGCAGGATGGTGAAATCTGTGCCATTTTGGATTTTGAATTTGCGACATGGGATTTGCGGGTAATGGAGCTGGCTGTTCCGATGTCCGACCTCCTTACCATGGACAAGAGTGAAGAATGGATGTGGCAGGCACAAGAGGGACTGATCAGGGGTTTTCGGGAACATGTCAGCCTGGAACGGGAAGAGTTGTTAGCCATACCTCGATTGATTCTGCTGCGTAGTCTGGATGTGGTCATGCATTTCATCAGCCGGATGTTTGAGGGTACAGATGAGCCGGAAGTGGCTGTGGATCAGATTGTGAAACTCAAACAGCGGATTGACTGGATGTCTCTTCATGAAGAACGACTGCGTGAGATATTGGTATATTAA
- a CDS encoding MMPL family transporter — MRTILKARWWLMGLWVVVAAVLMFTAPNMSELIREKGQFSVPEGYSSTQAAAILNEAAAQKGEQQGSQIALVFYNPDGLGTTGKQEAEKAVKNLEADKEKLGILSILEPFSQPELSEKMISADGKTILTSLSIDQGDRTVKEMREDLNEALKSVNVEHYITGKGLIDEDTIESSQEGLKKSEYITVVFILLILFLVFRSFVAPFVPLLTVGISYIVSQQIVAFLVDGLDFPISTFTQIFMVAVMFGIGTDYCILLISRFKEELAHHENTWDAIIATYRTAGKTVLFSALAVLVGFIAIGFAQFMLYRSAVAVAVGIAVMMLALVTIVPFFMAVLGKKLFWPSKGSLEHAESKIYGAAGRFSLKRPWAALLIVAAVCVPLLATYDGKLSFNSLDEIGEKYNSVKAFNIISDSFGPGESLPGQIVIQNDEAMDNAKYMAVAEKISREVEKVAGVSGVRSMTRPTGDEIKDFEVTQQVGTLSDGLGEGKTGLDKIRDGLSEASSQLSKNEPQLKEAADGAGELTKGTSQLQSGITQLSEGLGQIEKGIRDGSAGAGDLKAGLQQAKTSANQLAQANNQLLEAYRQAGAGVAALGDGTRELEQQLNGVSTALTSLSESFTALEERYPELQQDADYQRIKGTIGETGSGTAQLAQGLGQIKTKLGEAAAGINQANKGFASAAAGQKALADGLGQIVTGIGQLQSGLKQAEDGQGKVISEIPSIQDGLGQLQGGQEKIQQGFSDLSGQLTQLTDGLNQSVDGIKQVSGGLDSAQDYLTQLQNSPDSDLAGWYVPDEALNSKDFTQVFDTYLSKDRKTMTIDVIFAENPYGTEAIDRVPDIEAAVHRAVQGSALEKADIAIGGVTSTFADLQEISNNDYTRTVMLMLAGTFIILVVLLRSVIMPLYLIVSLLLAYFTSMALTEVIFVNILGFAGISWVTPFFGFVMLIALGVDYSIFLMDRFNENKGMKVQDAMLYAMKNMGTVILSAAVILSGTFAAMYPSGVLSMMQIATVVLSGLILYSLLFLPFFVPVMVKMFGRANWWPFPNKEQSDSVDSDRTIGM, encoded by the coding sequence ATGAGAACGATACTAAAAGCAAGATGGTGGTTAATGGGGCTATGGGTTGTTGTAGCTGCCGTGTTGATGTTTACCGCCCCTAACATGAGTGAACTGATTCGGGAAAAGGGACAGTTTTCGGTTCCGGAAGGGTACTCTTCCACCCAGGCAGCAGCAATTTTGAATGAAGCTGCAGCACAAAAGGGAGAGCAGCAAGGCAGCCAGATCGCTCTTGTATTTTATAATCCCGATGGGCTGGGTACCACGGGGAAACAAGAAGCAGAGAAGGCCGTTAAAAACTTGGAGGCCGACAAGGAGAAGCTCGGTATTCTGTCCATTCTGGAACCTTTCTCTCAGCCTGAACTGTCCGAGAAGATGATCTCAGCTGATGGCAAAACGATTCTAACGTCGCTATCCATTGATCAGGGAGATCGTACGGTCAAGGAAATGCGGGAAGACCTGAATGAAGCATTGAAGTCCGTCAATGTGGAGCACTACATAACCGGTAAAGGTCTGATTGATGAAGACACCATTGAAAGTTCACAAGAGGGGCTTAAGAAATCGGAATATATTACCGTTGTCTTTATTTTACTCATTCTGTTCCTGGTCTTCCGTTCGTTTGTAGCTCCTTTTGTACCGCTGCTGACTGTGGGGATCAGTTACATTGTATCGCAACAGATTGTTGCATTCCTGGTGGATGGGCTGGACTTCCCGATATCCACATTTACACAGATCTTTATGGTCGCTGTCATGTTTGGGATTGGTACGGATTACTGCATCCTGCTGATCAGTCGGTTCAAGGAAGAACTGGCTCATCATGAGAATACATGGGATGCCATTATTGCCACCTATCGTACTGCCGGTAAAACGGTACTCTTCTCAGCACTAGCTGTGCTGGTTGGATTCATTGCGATCGGCTTTGCCCAGTTTATGTTGTACCGCTCTGCGGTTGCCGTAGCTGTAGGTATTGCTGTGATGATGCTTGCCTTGGTGACCATCGTGCCATTCTTCATGGCGGTGTTGGGCAAGAAGTTATTCTGGCCGTCGAAGGGTTCACTTGAACATGCCGAGAGCAAGATCTATGGTGCAGCTGGTCGCTTTTCACTTAAACGTCCATGGGCTGCGCTGCTCATCGTTGCAGCTGTCTGTGTGCCTCTTCTGGCAACCTACGATGGCAAACTGTCGTTCAATAGTCTCGATGAGATTGGTGAGAAATATAATTCAGTAAAAGCATTTAACATTATCTCTGACAGCTTTGGTCCGGGTGAATCGCTGCCGGGTCAGATCGTTATCCAGAACGATGAAGCGATGGATAATGCCAAATATATGGCCGTTGCCGAGAAAATTAGCCGGGAAGTAGAGAAAGTAGCCGGAGTCTCTGGTGTCCGTAGTATGACACGACCTACGGGTGATGAGATTAAAGATTTTGAAGTTACACAGCAAGTGGGAACATTATCGGATGGACTGGGTGAAGGCAAGACGGGTCTGGACAAAATCCGTGATGGCCTGAGTGAAGCCAGCAGTCAGCTAAGTAAAAATGAACCACAGTTAAAAGAAGCTGCTGATGGAGCAGGTGAACTTACCAAAGGAACCTCCCAGTTGCAATCGGGTATCACGCAACTCAGTGAGGGACTAGGGCAGATTGAAAAAGGTATTCGAGATGGTTCCGCAGGTGCGGGTGATCTGAAAGCCGGACTTCAGCAAGCCAAAACGAGTGCAAATCAACTTGCGCAGGCGAACAATCAGTTGCTTGAAGCCTATCGTCAGGCGGGAGCAGGGGTCGCTGCACTGGGAGATGGAACCCGCGAACTGGAACAACAGCTGAACGGGGTTTCAACAGCTCTAACCAGTCTGTCCGAATCCTTCACAGCACTTGAAGAGCGTTATCCTGAATTGCAGCAAGATGCTGATTACCAGCGTATCAAAGGTACGATTGGTGAAACAGGTTCTGGCACAGCGCAGCTTGCTCAAGGTTTGGGTCAGATTAAGACCAAACTTGGGGAAGCCGCTGCTGGAATTAATCAGGCCAATAAAGGGTTTGCCTCCGCAGCAGCCGGACAAAAGGCGCTTGCCGATGGCCTGGGCCAGATTGTAACGGGAATCGGTCAGTTGCAATCCGGTCTCAAACAGGCTGAGGATGGTCAGGGTAAAGTGATTAGCGAAATTCCTTCCATTCAGGATGGACTTGGCCAGCTTCAGGGCGGTCAGGAGAAAATTCAGCAAGGCTTCTCGGATCTGAGTGGTCAGCTGACACAACTGACAGATGGACTGAACCAGAGTGTCGATGGTATTAAACAGGTATCCGGGGGACTGGATTCAGCGCAGGACTACCTGACGCAATTGCAAAATTCACCAGATTCCGATCTGGCAGGCTGGTACGTTCCTGATGAAGCACTGAACAGCAAAGACTTCACACAAGTATTTGATACGTATCTGTCCAAAGATCGTAAAACGATGACGATTGACGTTATTTTCGCCGAGAATCCATACGGAACAGAAGCCATTGATCGTGTTCCTGACATTGAGGCGGCAGTACATCGTGCGGTACAAGGCAGTGCGCTTGAAAAAGCAGACATCGCCATAGGCGGAGTTACCAGCACATTTGCAGATCTGCAGGAGATCTCGAATAACGACTATACACGTACTGTAATGCTGATGCTGGCGGGTACATTCATTATTCTGGTCGTGCTGCTTCGCTCAGTCATTATGCCATTGTATCTGATCGTTTCCTTATTACTGGCTTATTTCACATCGATGGCGTTAACCGAAGTGATCTTTGTTAATATCCTCGGATTCGCAGGCATCAGCTGGGTTACTCCGTTCTTCGGATTTGTTATGCTGATTGCACTTGGTGTGGATTATAGCATCTTCCTGATGGACCGTTTCAATGAGAACAAAGGTATGAAAGTACAGGATGCGATGTTGTACGCGATGAAGAACATGGGCACCGTTATTCTATCTGCAGCGGTCATTCTGAGCGGTACATTTGCTGCGATGTATCCATCCGGTGTTCTCTCGATGATGCAGATTGCCACTGTAGTCCTTAGCGGACTGATCTTGTACTCTCTGCTGTTCCTGCCATTCTTCGTCCCAGTGATGGTGAAGATGTTTGGCCGGGCCAACTGGTGGCCGTTCCCGAACAAGGAACAATCAGATTCCGTTGATTCGGATCGGACCATAGGCATGTAA
- a CDS encoding AraC family transcriptional regulator, with the protein MERSPVRTTIQAESGIPFRLVYSDTKSPQNELPDHLHDWHEIIYVYRGQGSIFIDTGLENMQEGDLFIIPGSTVHRALPDAGNPVTSSALFFSPGLLASTAGGAASSLLSLFERCRKQRVYKRHLNTEEQSQVAALIDDIQTEFQLGHHLSAHAALLRLQLLLIFLERLEAAGPVNPGKSAPGPSWLSSTISHIDDNLRNGLSLPELAQYASVSPAHFSRAFKRYTGMTLTDYALARRVIMAKEHLVQSDETMAAVADACGFDSLPHFYRQFKKLTGTTPAAYRRTMNSSR; encoded by the coding sequence ATGGAACGTTCACCTGTTCGTACGACTATTCAGGCAGAATCCGGTATTCCGTTCCGCCTGGTGTACAGCGACACCAAATCCCCTCAGAACGAATTGCCAGATCACCTTCACGACTGGCATGAAATTATCTATGTATATCGGGGTCAGGGAAGCATCTTTATTGATACGGGACTTGAGAATATGCAAGAAGGAGATCTGTTCATTATACCGGGCAGCACGGTTCATCGAGCCTTGCCGGATGCAGGCAATCCTGTCACATCTTCCGCATTGTTCTTCAGCCCGGGCTTGCTGGCATCGACCGCCGGAGGTGCTGCTTCTTCCTTGCTAAGCCTGTTTGAACGCTGTCGTAAACAACGCGTGTATAAGAGGCATCTGAACACAGAGGAGCAATCACAGGTGGCCGCCCTCATTGATGATATTCAGACCGAATTCCAGCTCGGTCATCATCTAAGCGCACATGCGGCCCTGTTAAGGCTGCAACTGTTGCTCATTTTTCTGGAACGTCTGGAAGCTGCGGGACCTGTGAATCCGGGTAAATCCGCTCCGGGTCCCTCCTGGCTCTCTTCTACGATCTCTCATATTGACGATAACCTTCGGAATGGCCTTTCCCTCCCTGAACTGGCGCAGTACGCCTCTGTATCCCCTGCCCATTTCAGTCGTGCCTTCAAACGATACACGGGAATGACTCTAACGGATTACGCATTAGCGCGGAGGGTCATTATGGCGAAAGAGCATCTGGTGCAAAGTGATGAGACGATGGCAGCCGTTGCCGATGCTTGCGGGTTCGACAGCCTGCCCCACTTTTACCGTCAATTCAAAAAATTAACTGGCACAACGCCCGCAGCATACCGTAGAACCATGAACAGTTCACGTTAA
- a CDS encoding elongation factor G, with amino-acid sequence MLNELNRRNIGIFAHVDAGKTTTTEHMLFESGVVRSPGRVDDGTTATDSLDIEKERGISVQAAMTSLIWKNTIIDLIDTPGHIDFSSEVERTLRVMDGAILILSAVEGIQSQSEAIWHALRSLRIPTIIYINKMDRIGASAPAVMEQIRSTLSPFACEIQTYQFHEDSFHGIDSLWNPNQDSLSDGTPSIPGLVEILAELDEKVMEAYIQETPLSQRDLNEAFLRYVHQGEMFPVCYGASGKGIGVTALLDTVLAFLPPPAQPVDSPVSGVVFKIERDRTMGRTAYVRMYGGSLHNRDTIHNSTRELEEKVTQIRRMDGRKWADTGAVHAGQIAALYGLSDTHVGDIIGNPEGVPPLPQMAVPLLTVQVHGKDPARYPDLVAALQELTDEDPLLDLQWLPEERELHLKVMGTIQLEILSSLLLSRFGLDVVFDPPSVIYKETPRTAGEGYIAYTMPKPCWAILRFKIEPLPRGSGLIYASTVRTEDLLLRYQNEVERRIPEALSQGMLGWEVTDLRITLVEGEHHVWHTHPLDFVVATLMGIMDGLSRTGTTLLEPLLQFRLTVPEEYGGKALSDLVHMRATFEAPVIGSGRCIIEGVMPLATSMDYPVKLRSETSGRGVLTTSFAGYQDCPADVNHTRKRRGVNPLDQSKYILSVRNAITS; translated from the coding sequence ATGTTAAACGAATTGAATCGCAGGAATATTGGTATCTTCGCCCATGTGGATGCGGGGAAAACAACCACCACCGAGCATATGTTATTTGAGAGTGGTGTCGTCCGCAGTCCGGGACGTGTAGATGACGGAACAACAGCCACAGACTCCCTGGACATTGAGAAAGAACGTGGCATATCCGTTCAGGCAGCCATGACCTCTCTGATCTGGAAGAACACCATCATTGACCTCATTGATACGCCTGGTCACATTGATTTTAGCTCCGAAGTAGAGCGAACGCTACGGGTAATGGATGGCGCTATTCTCATTCTGTCGGCAGTAGAAGGCATTCAGTCCCAGAGTGAAGCCATCTGGCATGCCCTTCGTTCACTTCGCATCCCAACCATCATTTATATTAATAAAATGGATCGGATTGGTGCGTCTGCCCCAGCGGTAATGGAGCAGATTCGTTCCACCCTGTCCCCTTTCGCATGCGAAATCCAAACGTATCAGTTCCACGAAGATTCATTTCATGGCATCGACTCGCTATGGAACCCGAATCAAGATTCCCTGTCAGATGGCACACCTTCCATTCCAGGTCTGGTCGAGATACTTGCCGAGTTGGACGAAAAGGTCATGGAAGCCTACATCCAGGAGACTCCGTTATCACAAAGGGATCTGAATGAAGCATTCCTGCGGTATGTGCATCAGGGTGAGATGTTCCCTGTGTGTTATGGGGCTTCCGGCAAAGGAATTGGCGTCACGGCATTGCTGGACACGGTCCTTGCATTTCTGCCTCCACCTGCACAACCAGTGGACTCTCCCGTATCGGGTGTTGTATTCAAGATTGAACGTGACCGTACGATGGGCCGCACGGCATACGTCCGTATGTATGGTGGCAGCTTACACAATCGGGATACCATCCATAATTCGACGCGGGAACTTGAAGAGAAAGTGACGCAGATTCGCCGTATGGATGGACGGAAATGGGCGGATACCGGTGCCGTTCACGCGGGGCAGATTGCTGCGCTGTATGGACTGAGTGACACACATGTGGGTGACATTATCGGCAATCCTGAAGGTGTACCTCCTCTGCCACAGATGGCTGTGCCTTTGCTGACCGTACAAGTACATGGCAAGGACCCGGCACGTTACCCCGATCTTGTCGCAGCATTGCAAGAGTTGACGGATGAAGACCCCTTACTCGACCTGCAATGGTTGCCGGAGGAACGAGAACTGCATCTCAAGGTCATGGGAACCATTCAGCTTGAGATTTTATCCAGCCTGTTGCTGAGTCGTTTCGGATTGGATGTCGTGTTTGATCCGCCATCCGTCATCTATAAGGAGACACCACGTACAGCCGGAGAAGGTTACATCGCTTATACGATGCCTAAGCCCTGCTGGGCCATCCTCCGCTTCAAGATTGAACCTTTGCCTCGCGGAAGCGGTCTGATCTATGCCTCAACCGTAAGGACAGAAGATCTGCTGTTACGTTATCAGAATGAAGTTGAACGACGAATTCCGGAAGCCTTGTCTCAAGGTATGCTCGGTTGGGAAGTAACCGATCTGCGCATCACGCTGGTGGAAGGGGAACATCATGTCTGGCATACACATCCGCTGGATTTTGTTGTAGCCACGCTTATGGGAATCATGGATGGATTGTCGAGAACAGGTACCACATTGCTGGAACCCCTTCTTCAGTTCCGGCTGACGGTCCCGGAAGAATACGGCGGTAAGGCCCTTAGCGATCTGGTACATATGCGGGCAACCTTCGAAGCCCCCGTCATTGGTAGCGGACGTTGCATTATTGAAGGAGTTATGCCTCTTGCCACCTCAATGGATTATCCGGTGAAACTGCGTTCCGAGACAAGCGGCCGCGGAGTGCTTACGACTTCGTTTGCCGGATACCAAGATTGTCCTGCGGATGTGAATCATACTCGCAAACGCAGAGGAGTTAACCCGCTGGATCAGTCGAAATATATTTTAAGTGTACGAAACGCGATTACATCATAA
- a CDS encoding SGNH/GDSL hydrolase family protein, with amino-acid sequence MVYRYVAIGDSLTVGTGALLGTGFVPLYRRMAEMNVRTFVSMENMGVNGLTSGEMVQMISSHPRVRQSLREADIITISIGGNDLIRTFKASNGIPNASKMTQVLGETRSNVSQIMRHIRQLKGNHEYMVRSIGLYNPYPQATEAAYWVRQYNSFLNGAGSGNYACAQVYDRFEGRERELLFWDRVHPNARGYRVIAEQLNRTGYYPFS; translated from the coding sequence ATGGTATATCGATATGTGGCTATAGGAGATTCATTAACGGTAGGTACAGGAGCGTTGCTGGGCACCGGCTTTGTTCCTTTATATCGGCGAATGGCAGAAATGAATGTTCGTACGTTTGTATCCATGGAAAATATGGGCGTGAATGGACTGACGTCGGGGGAAATGGTGCAGATGATCTCTTCGCATCCCCGAGTGCGGCAATCGCTCCGTGAAGCGGATATCATTACCATATCCATTGGCGGGAATGATCTGATACGTACGTTTAAAGCAAGTAATGGCATTCCAAATGCCAGCAAAATGACACAGGTGCTCGGAGAAACTCGCAGTAATGTATCCCAGATCATGCGGCACATTCGGCAGTTAAAGGGTAACCATGAGTATATGGTCCGATCCATCGGATTGTACAACCCGTACCCACAAGCGACGGAAGCTGCGTACTGGGTGCGCCAATATAATTCGTTTCTGAATGGCGCGGGATCAGGCAACTATGCGTGTGCTCAGGTATATGACAGGTTTGAAGGTCGTGAACGTGAACTGTTGTTCTGGGATAGAGTACATCCTAATGCAAGAGGGTATCGTGTCATTGCGGAGCAGCTTAATCGGACGGGATATTATCCATTCTCTTGA
- a CDS encoding tetratricopeptide repeat protein, translated as MLIKFLIFGLLWRIVGNPFIAILILLVILYFLDRRYVGVFPSFTKPLKRMRNISRLRQQLAMSPNEVSSKLELARLLIERKRYSEAHALLLELERPYEQSAEYWEALGTTELHLGNIEKGERHILQALEINPRVKYGRPYLTLAGAFKDTHEDKALDYVHQFQEIHSSSSEAYYLLGTVHRSLGRNAYAKQAYEQSLNVYRSLPKYKKRQERRWAVRSWFRKRGL; from the coding sequence GTGCTTATTAAATTTCTTATCTTTGGCCTTTTATGGCGGATTGTAGGTAATCCGTTCATTGCCATCCTCATTTTACTCGTTATACTGTATTTTCTGGATCGTCGTTACGTCGGGGTGTTCCCAAGCTTCACGAAACCTCTCAAGCGTATGCGTAACATCTCCCGGCTTCGGCAACAGCTTGCCATGAGTCCCAATGAAGTTTCTTCCAAGCTGGAACTGGCTCGCCTGTTAATTGAGCGCAAGCGTTACAGTGAGGCACATGCCTTATTGCTTGAACTGGAGCGCCCATACGAACAATCAGCTGAGTACTGGGAGGCATTAGGGACAACTGAGCTTCATCTGGGTAACATCGAAAAAGGCGAACGTCATATTTTGCAAGCCCTCGAGATCAACCCCAGAGTCAAGTACGGACGCCCGTACCTAACCCTTGCTGGAGCCTTCAAAGATACGCATGAGGACAAAGCGCTGGATTATGTGCATCAGTTTCAGGAGATTCATTCCTCTTCCAGTGAAGCTTATTATCTGCTCGGCACGGTTCATCGTTCCCTCGGACGCAATGCTTATGCGAAGCAGGCTTACGAGCAATCGTTGAACGTGTATCGTTCGTTGCCCAAATACAAAAAACGTCAGGAGCGCCGCTGGGCTGTGCGCAGTTGGTTCCGCAAACGTGGCTTGTAA
- a CDS encoding tagaturonate reductase has translation MSASTKRPRLKLNLLGSDGQRKCKEIMERPVKVLQIGEGNFLRGFADWMLHESARQGKFHGSVAVTQPRPGGKAKLEQIRDQDGLYTMITRGLSQGKPVERTELISIFSQCINPYEEWDAFLNLAELPSLEFVISNTTESGLKYTYTDYIEGEPVQSFPGKLTVFLHQRYLKFDGDPSRGLIHLPCELLEGNGDVLRSCVLRHSEDYGYSEGFRSWIENHNHFLNNLVDRIVTGAPTQEEADSLTNRWGYEDQLINTAEPYHFWAIQGDESLDKKLPLKQAGLNVHWVKDLKPFQVRKVRILNGAHTLMSSLGILQGKQHVRETMEDPHFGSWIREAVHQEIVPALDMPDHQLDQYAEEVFERFLNPYIDHKLQDIALNTIGKFKVRVLPTLLSYEQNQGSWPERLIQGFAGLLCLYRPVNTPEGYKAQRLNGEDILLRDDPDVLAALAAHWEGYDTLNRNQNQLDDRVAAVLSDTLIWGENLDAREGLRAALVREIGLLEGEGK, from the coding sequence ATGTCGGCGAGCACGAAACGGCCAAGGTTGAAGCTGAATTTACTGGGGAGCGATGGTCAGCGCAAGTGCAAGGAGATTATGGAGCGTCCCGTGAAGGTTTTGCAGATTGGAGAAGGTAATTTCTTGCGGGGATTTGCAGACTGGATGCTTCATGAGAGTGCCAGACAAGGCAAATTCCATGGAAGTGTTGCTGTTACCCAACCACGACCGGGAGGCAAAGCCAAGCTGGAGCAGATTCGTGATCAGGACGGATTATATACGATGATTACGCGTGGGCTGTCTCAAGGGAAGCCAGTTGAGCGGACAGAGTTGATCTCCATTTTCTCACAGTGTATCAATCCGTATGAGGAATGGGATGCCTTTCTGAACTTGGCGGAACTGCCTTCACTTGAGTTCGTTATTTCCAATACAACCGAATCAGGATTGAAATATACGTATACGGACTATATCGAGGGTGAACCCGTCCAATCATTTCCGGGGAAATTAACGGTTTTCCTGCATCAGCGATATTTGAAATTTGATGGTGATCCATCCAGAGGTTTGATTCATCTGCCTTGCGAGCTGCTTGAAGGCAATGGTGACGTGCTTCGCAGTTGTGTTCTCCGTCATAGTGAGGATTATGGGTATTCGGAAGGCTTCCGTTCATGGATCGAGAACCATAATCACTTCCTGAACAATCTGGTAGATCGAATTGTCACAGGTGCGCCGACCCAGGAGGAAGCCGATTCCCTGACGAATCGCTGGGGGTACGAGGACCAATTGATTAATACGGCAGAGCCATATCATTTCTGGGCCATTCAGGGTGATGAATCATTGGACAAAAAGCTTCCTCTCAAGCAGGCAGGTCTCAATGTACATTGGGTGAAAGATCTGAAGCCTTTTCAGGTACGCAAAGTTCGTATTTTGAATGGGGCGCATACCTTAATGTCATCACTAGGCATTCTGCAAGGCAAGCAGCATGTGAGAGAAACGATGGAAGATCCACATTTTGGCTCATGGATCAGGGAAGCTGTGCATCAGGAGATCGTGCCTGCTCTGGATATGCCCGATCATCAGCTGGACCAGTATGCAGAAGAAGTGTTCGAACGGTTCCTTAACCCATATATTGATCACAAATTGCAAGATATTGCTTTGAATACGATCGGAAAATTCAAGGTGCGTGTGCTGCCTACACTTTTGTCTTACGAGCAAAATCAGGGAAGTTGGCCAGAACGTTTAATTCAAGGGTTTGCTGGATTATTGTGTCTCTATCGTCCGGTAAATACGCCAGAAGGTTACAAGGCACAACGACTGAATGGGGAAGATATTCTGCTGCGGGATGACCCGGATGTCCTGGCTGCTTTGGCTGCACACTGGGAAGGTTATGACACGCTTAACAGGAATCAGAACCAACTGGATGACCGGGTAGCGGCTGTGTTGTCGGATACCTTGATCTGGGGCGAAAATCTGGATGCAAGAGAAGGGCTGCGTGCAGCACTTGTTCGTGAAATCGGATTGTTGGAAGGTGAAGGGAAATGA